In Thermosynechococcus sichuanensis E542, a single genomic region encodes these proteins:
- a CDS encoding PulJ/GspJ family protein encodes MQDWRRGNRGFTLTELLVAAAVGSIVVAMSGWAMVAILQNNRRVEEQAITRMNLSRALDFISDDIRSAIRISTTAPADWTIPSGGYRLVMFIEKPADNLEEQDNGTLASTTRVAYYTRPKTSNVVWRGPMILYRQKIGDSTPNALIDGIANTSPNCTNNLAGATDSGTDKGGFRVFVQHNRNVKLCIAGLVKSTGTIYQAETLAAVRSGSATPTP; translated from the coding sequence ATGCAGGACTGGCGCAGAGGCAATCGCGGCTTTACATTGACGGAGTTACTGGTGGCGGCTGCCGTTGGCAGTATTGTGGTGGCCATGAGTGGTTGGGCAATGGTGGCCATTCTGCAAAATAATCGCCGTGTTGAAGAGCAGGCAATTACCCGCATGAACTTGAGCCGTGCCCTCGACTTTATCTCCGATGATATTCGCTCAGCAATCCGTATTTCAACAACGGCACCCGCCGATTGGACAATTCCCAGTGGTGGCTACCGGTTGGTGATGTTTATCGAAAAACCAGCGGATAACCTCGAGGAGCAGGACAACGGCACGCTGGCTAGCACAACCCGTGTGGCCTATTACACCCGCCCCAAAACCAGCAATGTTGTGTGGCGCGGCCCGATGATTCTCTATCGCCAAAAAATTGGTGACTCTACTCCCAATGCCTTGATTGATGGCATTGCCAACACCAGTCCCAACTGCACCAATAACTTGGCTGGCGCAACGGATAGTGGCACCGATAAGGGAGGATTTCGCGTTTTTGTGCAGCACAACCGCAACGTCAAGCTGTGCATTGCCGGTTTGGTGAAGTCAACAGGAACAATCTACCAAGCGGAAACCCTTGCAGCGGTGCGTTCTGGATCTGCCACCCCTACTCCTTAG
- the speD gene encoding adenosylmethionine decarboxylase produces MMYSPVAAMQPVKPRLGIHLIGDLYQCRGDIRYFVDRNCLRTLCLEAVHEAGLIALGDLFHQFGQAGGVTGAVVLAESHLTIHTWPEKRYVTLDVYVCNYSQDNRHKAQKLFDQLVVVFDPALPRTQCVERE; encoded by the coding sequence ATGATGTATAGTCCTGTGGCTGCGATGCAGCCTGTCAAGCCTCGCTTGGGGATTCACCTGATTGGTGACTTGTATCAGTGTCGTGGAGACATTCGTTACTTTGTAGATCGTAATTGCCTTAGGACGCTATGCCTCGAGGCAGTACACGAGGCCGGCCTAATAGCCTTGGGGGATTTATTTCACCAATTTGGACAAGCAGGTGGTGTCACCGGTGCAGTTGTGCTCGCAGAGTCCCACCTCACAATTCACACATGGCCTGAAAAGCGGTATGTCACCTTGGATGTGTACGTTTGCAACTATAGCCAAGATAATCGTCACAAAGCGCAAAAGTTGTTTGATCAGCTTGTTGTTGTTTTTGATCCAGCATTGCCCCGCACTCAGTGTGTTGAGCGAGAATAA
- the speE gene encoding polyamine aminopropyltransferase → MTSHGLYLLEQLNSGCGYFIQADRCLLAKRTRYQDLALYESAHFGKFLCLDNLFMTSEADEFFYHENLIHPAAMTHPAPRSALIIGGGDGGAAEEVLKHPTIEHAVLAELDAEVVDVCREQLGTIHRGVFEDPRLQLMIGDGRTYLENVTTTFDLIILDLTDPQGPSLGLYTQEFYHLCKTRLSGAGLLALHVESPISRPKTYARIITTLRQVFPIVRPYLVYIPLYGTWWGMATASESSDPCALTPSEVEHQIATRGIEHLRFYNGDTHRSVFALPNFIRELLRQPVSPLTDGNVDLDEAPLPYRLKVVSEA, encoded by the coding sequence ATGACAAGTCATGGTCTTTATCTCCTTGAGCAGCTTAATTCGGGCTGTGGTTACTTTATCCAAGCCGATCGTTGCTTATTGGCAAAACGCACTCGTTACCAAGACCTTGCTCTATATGAGTCTGCCCATTTTGGCAAGTTTCTCTGCCTAGATAACCTATTTATGACCTCAGAGGCAGATGAATTTTTTTACCATGAAAATCTTATTCATCCAGCAGCAATGACTCATCCAGCTCCTCGGTCAGCCCTCATCATTGGGGGGGGAGATGGTGGCGCTGCTGAGGAAGTACTTAAACACCCCACTATCGAACACGCTGTATTGGCTGAGTTGGATGCAGAAGTGGTTGATGTCTGTCGTGAACAATTGGGAACTATCCATCGCGGTGTTTTTGAGGATCCTCGCCTACAACTGATGATTGGGGACGGGCGCACTTATCTTGAAAATGTGACTACTACCTTTGATCTCATCATTTTGGATTTAACCGATCCCCAAGGTCCTTCTTTGGGACTTTATACTCAAGAGTTTTACCATCTCTGTAAGACTCGCCTATCGGGGGCAGGATTGCTAGCGCTTCATGTGGAATCTCCCATTTCACGCCCTAAGACTTATGCCCGTATTATCACCACGCTCCGTCAAGTCTTTCCAATTGTGCGCCCCTATTTAGTTTATATTCCCCTCTACGGAACTTGGTGGGGAATGGCAACGGCCTCAGAAAGTAGTGATCCCTGCGCCTTAACCCCTTCAGAAGTAGAGCACCAAATTGCCACAAGGGGAATTGAACACTTGCGCTTTTACAATGGGGACACCCACCGCAGTGTATTTGCCCTGCCCAATTTTATTCGTGAGTTGCTGAGGCAACCCGTGTCTCCTCTGACTGATGGGAATGTTGATCTGGACGAAGCGCCACTGCCCTATCGTTTGAAGGTGGTGTCTGAAGCATAA